The following nucleotide sequence is from Pseudomonas sp. RC10.
CGGACATGGTCACCGACCAGACCAGCGCCCACGACCCGCTCAACGGCTACCTGCCAAAAGGCTGGACCTGGGAGCAGTACCGCGACCGCGCTGTCACCGAACCGGCTGCTGTGGTCAAGGCCGCCAAGCAGTCGATGGCCGAACACGTCGAAGCGATGCTGGCGTTCCAGAAGCAAGGCATCCCGACCTTCGACTATGGCAACAACATCCGTCAGATGGCGAAAGAAGAAGGCGTGAGCAACGCGTTCGACTTCCCGGGTTTCGTCCCGGCTTACATCCGTCCGTTGTTCTGCCGTGGCATCGGCCCGTTCCGCTGGGCTGCGCTGTCGGGCAACCCGGAAGACATCTACAAGACCGACGCCAAGGTCAAGGAACTGATCCCGGACGACGACCATCTGCACAACTGGCTGGACATGGCCCGCGAGCGCATCAGCTTCCAGGGTCTGCCGGCACGTATCTGCTGGGTCGGTCTGGGCCAGCGCGCCAAGCTAGGCCTGGCGTTCAACGAAATGGTGCGCAGTGGGGAGCTGTCGGCGCCGGTCGTGATCGGTCGTGACCACCTGGACTCCGGCTCCGTTTCCAGCCCGAACCGCGAGACCGAATCGATGCAAGACGGCTCGGACGCGGTGTCCGACTGGCCATTGCTCAACGCCCTGCTCAACACCGCAAGCGGCGCAACCTGGGTGTCGCTGCACCACGGCGGCGGCGTCGGCATGGGCTTTTCGCAACACTCGGGCATGGTCATCGTCTGTGACGGCACCGACGAAGCCGCCGAGCGTATCGCCCGTGTTCTACACAACGACCCGGCCACCGGCGTCATGCGCCACGCCGATGCCGGTTACCAGATCGCCATCGACTGCGCCAAAGAGCAGGGTTTGAATCTGCCGATGATCAAGTAAGTCAGGCGGAACCCCTTGTAGGAGTGAGCTTGCTCGCGATAGCGGCCTATCAGACGCCGTCATGGAGTCAGACCTGACGCCTTCGCGAGCCAGCTCACTCCTACAGAAGGGCGGCGTTCGGCAATACGTGCATCAACACTCGCTTTAGGGGAAGTTTTAAGATGGCTGTTCCAGATGATCGTGTTGCACCAGCTTCGGTGATCGAAAGGCGTTCGATCGACTACATCCCTGACGCGGAAAGACATGGCCGTCTGTTCAGTCAATTCACCCTCTGGCTGGGTGCGAATCTGCAAATCACCGCCATCGTCACCGGGGCCTTGGCCGTGGTGCTGGGCGGCGACGTGTTCTGGTCGTTGATCGGCCTGTTCATCGGTCAACTGCTGGGCGGTGGCGTGATGGCGCTGCACGCGGCGCAAGGTCCGAAACTGGGTCTGCCACAGATGATTTCCAGTCGGGTGCAGTTCGGCGTCTACGGGGCCGTAATCCCGTTGGTGCTGGTGTGCCTGATGTACATCGGCTTCTCCGCCAGCGGCTCGTTGCTGGCCGGGCAAGCCGTCGCTCAACTGATTCAGGTCCCCGACTGGCAAGGCATTGTGCTGTTCGCCGCCGCCATCGTCGTCCTGACCATCTTCGGCTACCGGGTCATCCACATGATCGGCCGGGTCGCCAGCATCATCGGCGTGATCGCTTTCGTTTATCTGTTTGGCGCGCTGCTGGCGGGCAACGACGTCGGCGCGCTGCTGGGCAACAAACACTTCTCGCTGAGCAGCTTCCTTTTGGCGATTTCCCTGTCGGCCTCGTGGCAGATCGCGTTTGGCCCGTACGTCGCGGACTACTCGCGCTACCTGCCGCGCAGCACGTCGGCGAGCAAGACATTCTGGGCCGTCGGCCTGGGTTCGGTGATCGGCGCGCAAGCGTCGATGGTGTTCGGCGTGTTCGCGGCAGCACTGGCGGGCAAGAACTTCGCTCATCACGAAGTCTCGTACATCGTCGGCCTCGGCGGCACCGGTGCTGTGGCCGCCGCGCTGTACTTCAGCATCGCGTTCGGCAAGGTGACGATCACCACGCTCAACGCCTACGGCAGCTTCATGTCGATCGCGACCATCGTCAGCGGTTTTCGCGGCAATCGCCACATCTCCAGCGCGCTGCGCCTGACGTACATCTTCGCGATGGTCGGCATCGCCACCGCGCTGGCGCTGCTGGGCAAGGACTCGTTCCTCAAGGATTTCTCGGCGTTCATCCTGTTCCTGCTGGCGTTTTTCACGCCGTGGAGCGCGATCAACCTGGTGGACTTCTACTGCATCACCAAAGAGCGTTACGACATCCCTGCCCTGTCCAACCCGGACGGTCGTTATGGCCGCTGGAACTGGGTCGGCATCAGCATCTACGTGATCGGCGTGCTGATTCAGATGCCGTTCATCTCGACCCATTTCTACACCGGGCCGCTGGTGGCCAGCCTTGATGACACCGACATCTCGTGGATCATCGGTCTGGTGGTGCCTGCGGTGCTGTATTACGTCGCCGCGCGGAAATGGCCCGGCAAGATCGCCGACCGCCTGATTCTGCCGACCGAAGACGGGATGCCTCAAACACGCGAAAACGCAGCACCGACGCAGGCTGCGGTGAACTGAAAGTTCGTCATGCCCGTCTGTTAAAGCTGTGCCAGAGCAGTGCGGAACCCACATCCGGCCTTTGATCAGGCTGATTGCCGACCGCTTTGGTGATTGTCGAAAACCCATTCAAGACCAGGAGCTACACATAATGAAATCCAAAAAGGCCCTGCTATCCACACTGCTGACCGCAGGCTTGTTCGCCAGTGGTGCCAGCCAGGCAGCGGGATGGTGTGAGTCTGGCAAACCGGTGAAATTCGCCGGTCTGAACTGGGAAAGCGCCATGCTGCTGACCGACGTCCTGCAAGTGGTGTTGAACAAGGGTTACGGCTGCGAAACCGACAGCCTGCCCGGCAACTCCATCACCATGGAAAACGCCCTGAGCACCAACGACATTCAGATCTTCGCGGAAGAGTGGGTAGGCCGCAGCGAAGTGTGGAACAAGGCCGAAGCCGCCGGGAAAGTGGTGGGTGTCGGCGCGCCGGTCAAAGGTGCCGTAGAAGGCTGGTACGTGCCGCGCTACGTGATCGAAGGCGACGCCAAGCGCAAGCAGGAAGCCAAGGCGCCGGACCTGAAAACGATTGCCGATCTGGGTAGATACGCAGCGGTCTTCAAGGACGCCGAAGAGCCGGACAAGGGCCGTTTCTACAACTGCCCGGCCGGCTGGACCTGTGAGCTGGAAAACAGCGAGATGCTGAAAAGCTACGGCCTGGAAGGCAAGTACACCAACTTCCGCCCTGGCACCGGCCCGGCGCTGGATGCGGCGATTCTGTCGAGCTACAAGCGTGGCGAGCCAATCCTGGCGTACTACTGGTCGCCGACGCCGCTGATGGGCCAAGTGGACATGGTGCGTCTGGAAGAAAAAGCGGGCGTGAACAAGACCATCGACATCAAGGTCGGCCTGTCCAAGACCTTCCACGAGCAGGCGCCCGAGCTGGTGTCGGTGCTGGAAAAGGTGAACATCCCGATCGACCTGCTGAACCAGAACCTGGCCCGTATGACCAAGGATCGCATCGAGTCGCCAAAGCTGGCGAAGATCTTCCTCAAGGAACATCCTGAGGTCTGGCACCAGTGGGTCAGCGAAGACGCTGCCAAGAAGGTAGAGGCTTCGTTGTAAGGCTTAGATCCGGATGCCGCACTAATCGCGGCATAACCGAACCTGTAGGAGTGAGCTTGCTCGCGATAGCGTTTAAACATCCAACATCATCCTTGGCTGACACGACGCTATCGCGAGCAAGCTCACTCCTACAGGGGCTAAGCGCCATCAAATAGATCGAGACAAGATTATGTTCCCCGAAAGCTTCACGTTCTCCATCGCCGACTGGGTCAATGACTGGGTCGACAAACTGGTCACCAACTACGGCGACGTGTTCCGGCACATCTCCGACACGCTGCTGTGGGCCATCGTCAAACTCGAAGGCCTCCTGCGCGTGGCGCCGTGGTGGGTGTTGCTGGCCATCGTCGGCCTCATCGCCTGGCACGCCACGCGCAAATTCACCACCACGGCGGTCGTGGTCGGTCTGCTGTTCCTGGTTGGCGCGGTCGGCCTGTGGGACAAGTTGATGCAGACCCTCGCGCTGATGCTGGTCGCCACGTTCATCTCGGTGCTGATCGGCGTGCCGCTGGGGATTCTCTCCGCGCGCAGCAATCGCCTGCGTTCGGTGTTGATGCCGTTGCTCGACATCATGCAGACCATGCCGAGCTTCGTGTACCTGATCCCGGTGCTGATGCTGTTCGGTCTGGGCAAGGTCCCGGCGATTTTCGCGACCGTGATCTACGCCGCGCCGCCGCTGATTCGCCTGACCGACCTCGGCATCCGTCAGGTCGATGGCGAAGTGATGGAAGCAATCAACGCGTTCGGCGCCAACCGCTGGCAGCAACTGTTCGGCGTGCAACTGCCGCTGGCCCTGCCGAGCATCATGGCCGGGATCAACCAGACCACCATGATGGCCCTGTCGATGGTGGTGATCGCCTCGATGATCGGCGCCCGAGGTCTGGGCGAAGACGTGCTGGTGGGCATTCAGACGCTCAACGTCGGTCGCGGCCTGGAAGCGGGTCTGGCCATCGTCATCCTGGCGGTCGTGATCGACCGTATCACGCAGGCCTATGGCCGCCCACGGCATGAGGCGAGCAAGTGATGAGCGCTGAACAGAACAAAATCGTCGTCAAAAACGTCTACAAAATCTTCGGCAGTCGCGCCAAGGATGCGCTGGCGATGGTCCAACAGAACCAGAGCAAGGATCAGGTCCTCGCGCAGACTGGCTGTGTGGTCGGCGTGAACGACCTGTCGCTGTCGATCGGCAGCGGCGAGATCTTCGTGATCATGGGCCTGTCGGGTTCCGGCAAATCCACTCTGGTGCGCCACTTCAATCGCCTGATCGACCCCACCAGCGGCGAGATTCTGGTGGATGGCGAGAACATCCTGACTTACGACATGGAAG
It contains:
- the hutU gene encoding urocanate hydratase, whose protein sequence is MTTDNKTPAQQWTKRRDVEIRAARGTQLTAKSWLTEAPLRMLMNNLDPEVAENPNELVVYGGIGRAARNWECYDKIVENLTHLNDDETLLVQSGKPVGVFKTHSNAPRVLIANSNLVPHWANWEHFNELDAKGLAMYGQMTAGSWIYIGSQGIVQGTYETFVEAGRQHFDGNLKGRWVLTAGLGGMGGAQPLAATLAGACSLNIECQQSRIDFRLKSRYVDEQATDLDDALARIAKYTAEGKAISIALLGNAAEILPELVRRGVRPDMVTDQTSAHDPLNGYLPKGWTWEQYRDRAVTEPAAVVKAAKQSMAEHVEAMLAFQKQGIPTFDYGNNIRQMAKEEGVSNAFDFPGFVPAYIRPLFCRGIGPFRWAALSGNPEDIYKTDAKVKELIPDDDHLHNWLDMARERISFQGLPARICWVGLGQRAKLGLAFNEMVRSGELSAPVVIGRDHLDSGSVSSPNRETESMQDGSDAVSDWPLLNALLNTASGATWVSLHHGGGVGMGFSQHSGMVIVCDGTDEAAERIARVLHNDPATGVMRHADAGYQIAIDCAKEQGLNLPMIK
- a CDS encoding cytosine permease, whose translation is MAVPDDRVAPASVIERRSIDYIPDAERHGRLFSQFTLWLGANLQITAIVTGALAVVLGGDVFWSLIGLFIGQLLGGGVMALHAAQGPKLGLPQMISSRVQFGVYGAVIPLVLVCLMYIGFSASGSLLAGQAVAQLIQVPDWQGIVLFAAAIVVLTIFGYRVIHMIGRVASIIGVIAFVYLFGALLAGNDVGALLGNKHFSLSSFLLAISLSASWQIAFGPYVADYSRYLPRSTSASKTFWAVGLGSVIGAQASMVFGVFAAALAGKNFAHHEVSYIVGLGGTGAVAAALYFSIAFGKVTITTLNAYGSFMSIATIVSGFRGNRHISSALRLTYIFAMVGIATALALLGKDSFLKDFSAFILFLLAFFTPWSAINLVDFYCITKERYDIPALSNPDGRYGRWNWVGISIYVIGVLIQMPFISTHFYTGPLVASLDDTDISWIIGLVVPAVLYYVAARKWPGKIADRLILPTEDGMPQTRENAAPTQAAVN
- a CDS encoding ABC transporter substrate-binding protein — translated: MKSKKALLSTLLTAGLFASGASQAAGWCESGKPVKFAGLNWESAMLLTDVLQVVLNKGYGCETDSLPGNSITMENALSTNDIQIFAEEWVGRSEVWNKAEAAGKVVGVGAPVKGAVEGWYVPRYVIEGDAKRKQEAKAPDLKTIADLGRYAAVFKDAEEPDKGRFYNCPAGWTCELENSEMLKSYGLEGKYTNFRPGTGPALDAAILSSYKRGEPILAYYWSPTPLMGQVDMVRLEEKAGVNKTIDIKVGLSKTFHEQAPELVSVLEKVNIPIDLLNQNLARMTKDRIESPKLAKIFLKEHPEVWHQWVSEDAAKKVEASL
- a CDS encoding proline/glycine betaine ABC transporter permease, which produces MFPESFTFSIADWVNDWVDKLVTNYGDVFRHISDTLLWAIVKLEGLLRVAPWWVLLAIVGLIAWHATRKFTTTAVVVGLLFLVGAVGLWDKLMQTLALMLVATFISVLIGVPLGILSARSNRLRSVLMPLLDIMQTMPSFVYLIPVLMLFGLGKVPAIFATVIYAAPPLIRLTDLGIRQVDGEVMEAINAFGANRWQQLFGVQLPLALPSIMAGINQTTMMALSMVVIASMIGARGLGEDVLVGIQTLNVGRGLEAGLAIVILAVVIDRITQAYGRPRHEASK